In Candidatus Chlorohelix allophototropha, one DNA window encodes the following:
- a CDS encoding ArsA-related P-loop ATPase: MLQRVIAVYGKGGSGKSFLSSCISVRLVQRDTRVLQIGCDPKHDSTATLFKGVLLPTILEVWREFHENGDDESLSAGNVIFERNGVYAAELGGPETGRGCGGKGIVLGFDTLAKLGLFEWDFDVVLLDFLGDVVCGGFGMSFARSIAREIIIVAGNDQQSLYVANNVSRAVAHYAEEGSESRVLGIIINKDDGTGVAQEFADRIGVPVLANMPFIPEAVMAKDAFEVMEIPAMRDAVDQLIESINRHEAVIPKPLDFEEFYKMFRQKARGKLRSANLDELVSRETAGKELLYVR; encoded by the coding sequence ATGTTGCAAAGAGTAATAGCAGTTTACGGTAAGGGCGGCTCCGGCAAAAGCTTTCTCTCCTCATGTATAAGTGTGCGCTTGGTACAACGCGACACCCGCGTGCTGCAAATCGGTTGCGACCCCAAACACGACTCAACTGCCACCCTCTTCAAAGGTGTACTTCTTCCCACCATTCTCGAAGTTTGGCGCGAGTTCCATGAAAACGGTGATGACGAAAGCCTGAGCGCGGGCAACGTTATTTTCGAGCGCAACGGCGTTTATGCCGCTGAACTGGGTGGTCCTGAAACCGGACGCGGTTGCGGAGGCAAAGGCATCGTGCTAGGCTTTGACACTTTGGCAAAGCTAGGGCTTTTTGAATGGGATTTCGATGTAGTGCTGTTGGATTTCTTGGGTGACGTGGTATGTGGTGGCTTTGGAATGAGCTTTGCGCGGAGTATCGCCCGTGAAATTATCATCGTGGCAGGCAACGACCAGCAATCGCTCTATGTGGCAAATAATGTCAGTCGCGCGGTAGCGCATTACGCTGAAGAAGGTAGCGAGAGCCGTGTGCTAGGCATTATTATCAACAAGGATGATGGTACAGGAGTAGCGCAAGAATTTGCAGATCGCATTGGAGTGCCTGTATTGGCGAATATGCCGTTTATCCCGGAAGCGGTAATGGCAAAAGATGCATTTGAAGTTATGGAAATTCCCGCTATGCGTGACGCAGTTGACCAACTTATAGAAAGTATCAATAGGCATGAAGCGGTAATCCCAAAGCCGCTAGATTTTGAAGAGTTTTACAAGATGTTTCGCCAGAAAGCGCGCGGCAAGTTGCGCAGCGCAAACCTAGATGAACTGGTAAGCCGCGAAACCGCAGGGAAGGAGCTTCTGTATGTCCGATAA